DNA from Ziziphus jujuba cultivar Dongzao chromosome 2, ASM3175591v1:
TGACCAACCATCCAATACACCAATTCCATCCCAAACTCATGACCAACCATCCTTACACGCCATTCTTGATCCCCACAACTCAAATTAATCACTTCCAACTGGCTCACTTTCAAAGTCCCACACTTGAGTAATTTAGTTCAGCAAACAACAAGCTTGCTTCATCAACATCCAAACCACCTCGTCACTCTTGTAGTCCTTCTTTCTGCAGGGACGCAGTACAGATCAAGAATCTCAATCCTCAGGTGTAAGTCTTCTAAACCGAATTGAGTTTGATGAAAGTAATTTtcctaaaagaaaacaataagtAATATGCAAAATTGCCATTGAAGTTATTAAAAATTCTGTTATTTTGAACTATAAAGACAAAAGTTGTAAGCTTTAGATAGACCCTGCAGTAATGTGGGTTTTAGCTTGAGTTGCCTATATGATTAGTTAAATAAAAGTTCTTGGATTtcaaaaaactatattataaaCATTTTCCTCGTTTGTTAATATCATATTCATATTTAGTAGTCTTAAGCTAATATACAGTATAATAATTATACCAACAATCTAATAAGCTTTAATTTCCGATGAAGATAACCTATAGAATTGACCCGTATTGAGCTCACCGATTGAAGATCAAGCCGAAACTCAAACTTCAAATCCAAACTTACAACAAAACAGAATGAGGAACTGCACGCAACGTTTCGTTTTGCAGCCATTGATTAAGTATCctaccttcttcttcttattgctTCTGCTTGTTGGAAGCTTTGTCTCCATCTACTTCCTTAACATCCCTGTAAgtgtttcaattttctttcttctttcttcttcttctcggattttattatttttttctccataAACACAGACATGTTTTGGAAAACATATGTTATTTTAGAACCATTGTAATACATTGGTTTTAGTGTTTTGTTAGTTGATAAGCTTTTATGGATGAAGATCTTCcgcttatatttattttttgtcctcACCTTTGAGTTAGTGTTATATgacagaaataaattatttttagagaTTTAGAGTTTATAAATTCACTTTAAAACCTTTAGTTAGGAATAGAAATATATAGTTGTAAATTTGGCACATCATTTATAttgcattaaaaatatttttttgcaatttagtctaatgaaattttttaaaatttgaaaatattaattattgtttcgtcctaaaaataaaaaataacaattcaattttttttctttctaaacattaaatatatatatatatatatatatgatacttcGTCATAGCACGTGTCTCTATAGAAACATGTATTAATGTGAATATGACACTAAAGTTATAGAGacatttgatttaaattaaataaatttttaaataaaaaacgtTTAGATAATGAAGTGCATTACAGAATATACAATTATCATATTAATAAgtaaaaattgtataaataaataaaaaataaaaattagactcaCATCAACAATTTAGCTTTAAAATCCGtttctgttttattattattattactagtgAAGTGATCTATATAACTTCAATTCAATATATTGATACTAATTTCATgcattttttttggatttagcTTATAAAAATTTTGTGATCTCTGTTGAAGAAAAAAGAGAccatattaatttgtgtttctaTATATGTTGCAGATTCTGAATAGATCAAATTCGGGACAAGTCATAATAACAAAAACTACCTCTGACAAATGCCCTCAAGAAAACAAAGTCCACAAAACTTATAAAGAAATCCCGTTAAACTGCACTGGCTACGCAAACACACAGACCTGCCCCTCCAACAACAAACCTGCCTACATTTCAGAACAAGATCCTAACTGCTCATCGGAACTGTCCACTTGTCCCGAATACTTCCAATGGATCTATGAAGATCTTAGGCCGTGGTTCCGCACTGGGATAACAAGTGAGATGGTAGACAAAGCAAAAGCCAAATCCCACTTTAAGCTCGTAATTCTGAACGGAAAGGCCTATGTGGAAAAGTATGGTAAGGCCTTTCAAACCAGGGATTTGTTCACCTGGTGGGGTTTTGCACAATTACTGAGAAGGTATCCAGGACAGGTGCCTGATTTGGAGCTTGTGTTCAGTTGCCATGACTGGCCTGCATTTTTGGCAAGGGATTATCCCAAGGCCAATGCCACAGACACTGGCATTTTGTTTGGTTACTGTGGTGATGATGACACAGTCGATATTGCATTCCCGGATTGGTCCTATTGGGGATGGTTTGGATTTTTtcaccctttttttattttttatttttgttttaatctttttttaactaacaaaaaataatgtacatatgtatatttatattagttGTCTGTATGAGATATAGGACTTAATTTAGGTATGATTGGAATAGCTTTAAAACTTAGGTTAATTATATAAACTTAGATACTTTTTTGACTTTCAAAGTTTtgactttagacttgaaataaTCCAACTAAAAGTCCCATATATTTCACGCAGACAATGATGGAATTTTCTGTTTAATGTAATTATTGTTGGTGTTAAACATATATAACATGGTAGTGAGCTGTATATGTTGGACAGGCCTGAGGTTAACATAAAGCCATGGGAGTATATGGTTAAGGACATAGGCCAAGGCAACAAGAACATGAAATGGGTAGACAGGGAGCCCTTTGCCTTTTGGAAAGGCAACCCTGGATATGCTCAGGCCAGAAAGGACCTTATGAAATGCAATCGTACAGAGAAAGAGGACTGGAATGCCCGTTTGTACACACAGGTAATTAACATTCATTATTTTgtcttttctcttttaatttttttttttttacatccatGTGGAGGAGCTTCTTTCTAAACCTCATGAGGTTGTTCATATACTGTATGATTTTGGGCGCtacaatatttaataattaatgattaaaaaagttattatttaaaaaaactatttattaaaGGGTAGCATAGTTAGAAtggtaataaaatttaaatgcaggcatattttcatacttttttGCTATAAAATGTTTACCTTGTTTACCTTTAAAATGCTTTTAATCATTTTGAAATTCCGTAAAACAATTCTTGGTCTATAGCCAATTAACTTGGACCCTTATGTTTGCATATTGTttgtcaaccaaaaaaaaaggtttgcatATTTTGTTTTGTCATAAAATGATCTTGACTTCGAATTTTTCaatgaaagccaaaaaaaaaataaaaataaaaaaataaaataaaaataaaaatggatgaCCTCCAATATAGGTCATTTTTTCATACCAGAGATATTTTCTTTTCCCATACAGAGATATTAAAGTAATATTTAAGATACGACATAAATGACTAAACTATAATTGACATTTGTGCATTTTTAtagtgtaaatatttttaaaaacatgtaGCGAAGAGAAGTAATAATTAAATGCAACAAAATTGAAATGTGAGCATTGTTTTTGTTATGTTTAAGAAACATATGGAAtgattctatattatatatatatatatatatatttttcagttTTGTTGTTCTTATATATGCGCGTTTCTTTATTAAGTACGGACAGGACACATTATTGTTCCTTCGAATTCATATACCTCTTCTTTCCAGCTAATTAAATTACTGAAAATGAAgataatacaattaaatatatgcCGGATGGTTTTGCAGGATTGGGGTAAAGAGTCCAAGGAAGGATTCAAGAATTCAGATTTAGCAAGCCAGTGCACCCatcggtatatatatatatatatatataataataaattattaattactttatttttagtACTGTTAATGGGGATCGGGGATTTGAATTTAAGATCGCTGTCCCAAAAAATGGCTTTGTGATCACCAAGATGACCCAGACTATTATTGTTACTTTGATTATTAGTTGTCACATTTATTCCCAGCTTAATTTGATTGACAACGTaccattttttctttcaatttttccttGACATAAGTTCATGAACATTGCAGATATAAGATCTATGTGGAAGGGAATGCTTGGTCTGTGAGCCAGAAGTACATTCTTGCATGTGACTCTCTCACTTTATTAATAAATTCCAGCTACTATGATTTCTTCAGCCGAGGTTTGAAGCCATTGCAGCATTATTGGCCTATAAAGGCTAATGATAAGTGCCGATCCATTAAGCATGCTGTTGACTGGGGCAACACTCACCAAAAAGAGGTAATAATGGCATTAAAGAATGCTCCATTTAATAACATGTCCCTTTGCTACAATTTTGGCTGCTGTTTTAtcttaataataattgatattccaatctcatttttaaaataaataaataaagttaactACATTTATGAGTCTTTTAATTTGCCCGTAATTTCAATCTAAgcactctgtttttttttttttttttttttcaattgattgcctcaaattcaattttttatttcaatttaggtcctagtttttcaattttttttccattaagaccctgaattttaatttttggttcatATGTgttaaaaaatagagaaattacaaattttaaaatattcttagcgttgttttgttttgaaaaataatatcaaaaatcatggtcaaaataaatgttttactataaatccaaaaatattattaacttaaaaaattttacaaagaagagaaaaaaaaagttttctgcTATAAGGGTTCACTATGCAATATCCacattaaaataaaaccaaattagGCActcaaactaaaataataataataataataatgaaaaatggaTTTTCTAGATTGAAATTGCGGACCAACTAAATGAACCAAAAATAGTTgaccagaaaaaaataattatctaattacaaacattttatttactttttcgaCAGGCACAAGCCATTGGTAAGGCTGCAACAAAGTTCATCAAAGAAGAGCTGAAGATGGACCATGTCTATGACTACATGTTCCACCTTTTGAATGTATATGCAAAGCTTTTGAAGTTCAAGCCATCAATCCCTCAAAAGGCTTTTGAACTTTGTTTAGAGTCTATGTTTTGTCAAGCAAATGAGCTAGAAAAAAGGTACATGATGGATTCCATGGTGAGGGGTCCCGCTGACACTAACCCATGCACCATGCCTCCTCCTTTTGGTccatcattttatgaaattcttGACAAAACAGCAGATTCATTTAAGAAGGTGGATCTACTGGAGAAAAGATATTGGGAAAATCAGAATAAGTCAAGATAGAGGGAGCCTAAAATAGATTTTTGCAAAACTAGGgtgattttttatttggctaTCAAACACTTGTTTGTATTTAAGGTCGAAAGTTCAATATCACATGTTCATTTTCTTTTGGATAGTATTGTTTTGGtaaattctttgttttttagtgAATTTTTGGGATAGTGTTGCTGGTTTACATTTAGACATAATGATATTCACGCGAAGACAGAATCTCTCCAAATTAAATTCTCtctccataataataataataataataataataataataataataaaacaactttATCTACCACAACATTTGCAAATTCCATTgccacaaatttcaaaattaaataaataaataaaaatataattttgcacgTCTAACATTTTATAAACAGAATCTAAAAAgaaattagggaaaaaaaaatcatatccaATTATTCACTTAGCACATATTCGACTGAAGTAATCAAAATCGTCTATTGATTCAAAGTCAACTTCTAGGGTTCTAGTAGATCATTCTTGCTATAGTAAGATGAAGAAAGATCCAAAAAAATCTTccacaacaaaacaaaaagcaaatggataaat
Protein-coding regions in this window:
- the LOC107418595 gene encoding uncharacterized protein LOC107418595, whose protein sequence is MRNCTQRFVLQPLIKYPTFFFLLLLLVGSFVSIYFLNIPILNRSNSGQVIITKTTSDKCPQENKVHKTYKEIPLNCTGYANTQTCPSNNKPAYISEQDPNCSSELSTCPEYFQWIYEDLRPWFRTGITSEMVDKAKAKSHFKLVILNGKAYVEKYGKAFQTRDLFTWWGFAQLLRRYPGQVPDLELVFSCHDWPAFLARDYPKANATDTGILFGYCGDDDTVDIAFPDWSYWGWPEVNIKPWEYMVKDIGQGNKNMKWVDREPFAFWKGNPGYAQARKDLMKCNRTEKEDWNARLYTQDWGKESKEGFKNSDLASQCTHRYKIYVEGNAWSVSQKYILACDSLTLLINSSYYDFFSRGLKPLQHYWPIKANDKCRSIKHAVDWGNTHQKEAQAIGKAATKFIKEELKMDHVYDYMFHLLNVYAKLLKFKPSIPQKAFELCLESMFCQANELEKRYMMDSMVRGPADTNPCTMPPPFGPSFYEILDKTADSFKKVDLLEKRYWENQNKSR